From the genome of Nicotiana sylvestris chromosome 1, ASM39365v2, whole genome shotgun sequence:
TCTATTTTGAGAATTTATAGtacaaaaagaatttttttattgtaaagataaaaattattttctcacaagaaaagaaggttatctttttaccattttaacaattaagtgtacgaaaatttgtactctttatatgagattagaaaaattataagttgagaaaatatgtgTTTTTTTTTGCATGGATGTtttaatagtgtatgtatttattttgtatggtatcacatgatcatgatagtaaagtatattatagtatgatgtataaagtgtattaaaaataagtaaaattttaagtaatttaagataattcttaattatgggagtaattggttaattatcagATAACGGGATATTACCTGATTGATTATTGGATAAAGTTGAAATTCCCCAACAAGGAGATTACGTGGCAGCCCcatacctttcaaaataatgactCTTAAAGTCATGTATCAAGGTGGCATGGTTTGTATGTTTTGTAGATTAGTCATCACCTAAAAGTGGGCACCCCGGTCTTGCTTTTTGTGTGTTATGAACTTACTTTTCCTATTCTCACTAACATTGGTTTTAAAATGATGTCTCCTTATCGTTCTTAGTGTTTTCGTTGCATAATTTGAATTTTACTTTCTTTCACTTTGTTAAAGTAATTGGGTTTCCTCATGGGACATATATAAGGGATGATTAATATATTCATTATATGTTGTCTAGACCATTTGGGGTGTTCATTTGTTTGATGTTGCTTCTGTAGTCTGTTTAGCAGACTTAAATGACATGCCTGCTTGTTGTGCTCGAGCTTAACCACCAAGCTTATGTAATGCGTATCAACGAAATTGATTCAAAGATTTCATACAAAGTGTATCAAATGTTATCACAACAAGAAATTTCGAtattaagggagtacggtgtacTTTTTCTCAAGAACATCGTACgtagtttttcctactccaggtatattagggatatcccttcttttttttggtatgATCCAAGCAATGATACGTAAATGTAATGTTATTACATAAATGGTTCTACTCTTAGAAGTTAAGAATGTCTATGATATTCATTCCcataaagtgatattcaagcatcCACTAGAGAAAGATAGAATACCTTTCTTAGCTAGCCTAGCGTGCTATAATCCTACAGGGGTCTATTGAGATATTTGATAAAAATGTTAATGTTCATAATATAgtaatacatgcatcttcatgcatatgcatttaccaccgagctacggtcggttgggcagttacatatttaccaccgtgctacggtcGTTTGGGaagtcatgcatattcatttaccattgtgctacggccggttgggtagacatgcatttaccaccaggctacggccggtcgggcatCTACCACCGGTTGGGCAATTATGTTTCAATATTTACCACCGGCAGGGCAGTCATACATTTACCACCGTGCGACAGTCGGTCAGGTAGTTACCattgatcagttgggcagtcatgcatcatacgatatgAATAATAGTCTTAAAGAGAAGCATTGTATATATATGAGTATAATAATTATGCATATGCGgtggcacttcagagattcaggttgatttttatatgtctttaattaatgttgacttattgttatgcttcagttctgccttacatactcagtatattaatcgtactgacgtccttttgttggggacgccaCATTCATGCTTGCAagtatagacaatcagtttgacgagccctcatagtagacgagattggcattaagtgaaggatcggtaagactccacctctttcggagtgcagccgagtttatgagtcatcatgtcagaATGTTGCTACAGACTTacgggtaggccggtaccctatcccatttgatgtcgcATAATCTTAGAGGTGTTATAGACAGAGGTTAATTTTGTACAGTATGTAaaaggccttgacggcccatatgtattcatgttttaagagaTATGGTTTAGtgatacagtgttgcccacttataatcatacattacgagttgtgacCATGTAAgcccatgatagttataaaaGGGATGAGTTTAGCTAACTCGGCCTATGTACGTTCTAGTTTTGGTCAAACAacaatgagttacagagtggttcgctcggctCAGTActgcaccgggtgccagccacgcttccccaggtttggggcgcgACACATCACCACAAACCAAAGGAAAGGTACGATTTTTACTAGTACTAaccgattattttaccaagtgggtaaAAGCAGGTGCCTTCAAATAGGTGCAGGAAAAAGAAGTCAGTGACTTTATTTGGCGGAacatcatatgccggttcggGGTTCCAAAagaaatcgtgtgtgataattgCCCGTAATTTATAGGTGTGAAAATCATAGAATTCTTTTAGAGTTGGTAGATTAAATGGATAACTTCAATGCCTTATCATCATGTGGTCAATAgacaagctgaatcaacaaatAAGGTTACTATTAATAACTTGAAGAAAAGATTAGAGGAGTCGAAAGTTAAGCGGCCAGAAGTGTTACCAGGAGTCTTATGGGCTTACTGCACGATAGCGAAAACCTGTACGGGAGAGACTCCATTTTCACTTGTGTATGGTGCTGAAACCTTAATCCAAGTTGAAATTGGTGACCCGAATACAAGATACACTCAAGCAACTAAAGAATCAAATGAGGAACAGATACGAATAAATCTCGATTtgcttgaaaaaaaaaagagaagcgGCTTTAATAAGGTTGGCAGCGCAGCAAAAAATTATAGAGCGATATTACAATCGAAAAGCTCATctcagatacttcaagattggggacttcgtcTTCAAAAAGGTTTTTTAATCATCAAAGCGGCCAATGCAGGGAAATAGAGTTCAAATTAGGAAGGACCTTACAGGATTCATGGCATTGCTGGAAAGGGTGCATGTGCGTTAGAAACAATGGATGGAAAAGTACTCCCATcaaattggaatgttgttcatttaaAAAATTATTACTTCTAAAGGAAGACCCCCAATCAAGTATCGTTTATGTAAGGTTTAGATTTATTCTTATACTAACCACTTTAGATGATAGGCACAAATCTAGCCCACaccaaatgatgatattagaccTAAAAGACACGCAGGATCAAAAATTATCCCCAGTCTGGATTACAACCTTTCTGATGGAAATAAAAAGGGTTAAGCTGTCATCATCTAAAAATATACCTCCAAGTCCcgtatgtatttttctttacagGAAATGGACCAAATGGAAGGAATAATCAGGTGATCGAGATTTTATACTTCAAAGCTCTAATACTTGGGGGATTATAGATATAAAGGCAAAGCAGATTGAAAGTCGAAGAGGATTCAAGAAGACTAAAAGTCAAATTCAAGCCTGGATCAACccaaaaatcaaaagtcaagagCAAATCAAGAGCCAAAAACACAAGCCTGATTCAAGAATCTTTGTAATAAGCTTTGATGAAGTATAAACTCGCCAATACAAGATCCTATGAATACTTAGGTTAAAGGCAATGTTTAGTCATGGGTTGCAAAATATACCTTAGAATTTTGTGAAATCTGTTATAAAGAAAATAGTTATGAAAGAGTTGTAGATGTTGTACAAAAAGTTACTTGAATACATGTAAAGTGTTGTATAATTTGAAAGTTCAAAATACAAAACTTCCTCAAATTATTCAAGAGATTTCTTTGAAATATGTATTTTCCTACTTCTTTCATATGTTTACACcaatatgaagttgagacgtcttcttcattagtGTCATTTATAAAAGGACCCTCTTCTATAAAGATTCGTGTCTATTCAAAAATCACGAAATACTAAAGCATTTTTAAATGCAAATTAAAGAGTAGAACAGAAACTCAAATGAAATATTATATATTGAACCTGGCTAAAACTAAGTATAAACTTAGTTAAAACCAAGTAATTTTGATAACAAACCCCAAAACAGACCAGGGGTAAAAACTTGCCAACTATTCCAAAAGTAAAAAAAACGCACTTCCCAACAAAAGTTCACAGAATACTATGGGGCATGATCTAAAATAGTACTATCAGCAGTAAGAGAGCGTAATCCAATAAGGCATCATCAGCACTGGGAGAAGATACACTTGAGCAGAAGAGGCTTGAACATAAACTTCACCAGGAGTAAGTTTATCACCTTCGGGAACGCCAATCTCAGGTGAGGAAAAGTTCTGACGTTGTTGAGTTTTTTCAataatttccttagcttttgcaaTCTCAGCAGTCAAGTCAAAACCTTCCTGGCTATCCTCTATCAAAGTCTCGAGGCGCGTATTCAAAAAAAACAACTTACATCAAGAGTTGATTTATCTTCAAGGGCCTTGTAATCTCTCTCCCATTGCTCAATTTTAtccttcaactcttctctttcaGTCAAAGAAGCATCATAAGAAGCCTTCAAAGGGGCGAGCGATCTCTCCAAGAACTGGACCTTATCTGAAGATGCACAGAGGTTTTCTTGAGTCTGAGTGAGTGTTTGAACAAGCTCCCCGACATACATCTCCTTCTGATTAAGAAGTTCTTtcaaacccctaatttctttggTAACTTTAGAAAGCTACTCGGCAAATGAAGACTCAAGAATGTCTTTACCCTTGCCCACTTGACTGGAAGAGGCCTTTTCAATTGCCAATTCTTCTACCATCACTTTTACTTGTTGTTTCAAAGTGCACTTCTCCTCATCTAAAACTTCTTTTTCCAACTGAAAACCCTCGTACTGTTCATTCCAGTTGTCCAATTCCTTACGATAATCGCTGATTAGCTGCTCAATACGGATAATTCTCTTCATATGTTTCGTGCCTATCAAGTTGATCTACAAGAGAAAGGAAAGAAGTGACTATCAAACAAAGATAAAAAATCACAAGggaaatttaaaatataaaaaggcTAAGTCTTATACCTTCAAAGATGAATAAACAATATCATTCATCCATGTTAAAGAACTGTGACTTTCCAACTTAGACTTCTCAACTGGGCCAATTAGAGGTTTTAACCATATATCGGCTTGGCTAGACTTTTTCAAAAGATTACCATCCTCGGGGACTTCAATGGTAAATTTTTTAATCACCCTATTGCTACTGGAAGAACCAACTTCAACATGAGAAGTGGTAGCAATAGGGACAGTTGAGGAAGtgaaacagccacgggaagagcagtagcagcaataacaagAGCAGAAACTTGAGAACCAATGGGAACAGACACTGGAAAGGAGGCAAGAGGTGCTTCTTCAGAAATAAGGCCAAAATCTTCATTATCAGACCCACGGGAAAATAATTTATCGGTAGAGTCACGAGGTGAAGCATTCATCTCTTCATCAGAGCTCATTAAAATGACACTTTCAGACTCATTCACGGGAACTGAACTTGGAGGAGGGCGGCTTCATCATCCAAAATAACGCGCCTCCTAGCCCGAGGCATGCGCACTAAGGAACCCTCTTCTTGTTCCTCTTCACCTTCAGAGCCATGAGCTCTCTCTGCTTTTCTCTTTGATGAAGaattcaaaatcatttcttgagCAAGATACAAAGAAAGCCTTGATGAAGTAATAGACGCGAAACTGACACCTCGAATGGGAAATCCTAACAGAGGAAATAGTTAGAAATCCCTAAGTAAATacaaaagaaaggaagaaaattaAAGGGAAGGATACCATGAGTTTTGACTTTCCAGCCAAACCTATGAGAaaagtatttccaagaccttctTTCCATAGGAGAAACCGATAACAACTTCTCTATCGAAGCACGAAAGTTTGGTATTTCTTCAAAAACTTCCATGGttgctagaaagaaaaaaaaacatccaTGGGATCGTCAGTTTCTTCCTCCCTCAAAAAAGAAGAgagatattaaaaaaaatatatgcaaAATTTCATTTCTCCGGAAAAGGCATGTtctcatcacccactaaaccactTGTGGGAGCAACAATGAAACGGACATACCAGTCACGATCCTTATCATCTTCAGGTCTAACCAAAACCCTTTTGCTCCTAGCAGCGAGAGTAAAAACCCCTAAATGGAACAACCTAAGGGAATAAAGATGAAGCAAGTGTTGAGAGGTGAAGGGTAAAGACGCCAAATTAGATAGGTATCGTAAACATGCAACAACTGTCCATACAATAGGACCAATCTGTCCTAAGCAAACATTGAAGAAACGACAAAATTCTATGATAACTGGGTCAATAGGGGGTCTAAAACCTAAAGTAAAATGATATGTGTAAACAAAAGAATAACCAGCTAGGTACGAACTTATCCTTTTGTTTGGACCAGGAACTAAAATTGGAAAATCAAATTTCCAGTAGCATTCTCTTCgtacaagagaaatcaagccATCAGTAATCTGAGAAGGATAGACATCGGCACGATCATGGGAAGTCATAGAAGTAACTTGCTTTCTAATTGATTCACGATCAGTGGAGAAAGAAAATTCTGCAAGAATAATTTCATCAACTGTTGGTTCTCGAAAGGGTTCACTTGATTCCCTAGTTCTGGCAGAAGATCTATGGGTTGAAGAAGCCCCAGTCCTAGACAAAGAAGGGGTAGCAATGCTGGGTTGAGAAGTAGAACCACGAACAGATAAAGACCCTAAGCTACGTAACCTACTGCATCTTCTACTTCTAACATGAGCAGTTGAAGGGGGAAGTTCATCTACAATTACTGTTCTACGAGGATTAGGGTTTGATGAAGGCATGGATGCAAGAAAATAATGCATACTGAAGAATAAGAAcgattgaagaagaagaatactGTAGATTGAAGGTTTTCGTGAACTAAAGGCATATGAGGTATTTATAAGAAGAAGCAACCATCATGTAAAGCGAGTCATGATGGAGACGTCATAATGAAACAGTCACTTCGTGACTGACGCAGCTGCAAGAAAGCCCTAAAGACCTTTGAAGAGTTGCATACCTAATCGATAGAGGCCACGTGACACATGCATTAAATTGAAGTGACATACGATGCGTTGGTTCTGAAGAAGACACAATGATACATGGAAAACGGCGGCAAAAATTCGCCATGAATACATACCACTTCCAAAATGTTCAATTGCAAAATATTCGGCAAGTgggaggactatctgtattggtagAAGATAAATATGACATGTGGAATTATGTGTAGCTGACAAGGCATGATACGTGGATCACTAAGAAGATGACAATTGGGATATTGCATTAGAAGATGCACGAGTTATAAGAGGTACAAACAAATCACTCACGGGATGAAGGGATGCAGTTGCTCGTACCTAAATTATTCAGTAGACATGAGCTGAATGAATCAAGACAGTAAGAAAGGGAAGATTCACGAACCTCTAAttaatgaggaagaagaattggAACCGTTACAGAATCTCCATGAATAGTTACGACTGCCAATTATAACGGTTCATTAATGTCATTAATGATTATAATGATTCGGCCATAAAAGGGATGAAACGTTATATTTGTAAATTCCTATATAAGGGAGGAGAATTTCACTTGTAAAGACATTTGAGACAATATTGGAATATATTCACTTTACTTTCCTGCTTTTCTCTGTTGACTTTGCAATCgattatttctttatttatttattctagcTCTTTTCCTTCGATGCCATTGAGAAAGTGAGGTAAAAACTTGGTTATCAGAATCCcattttcttctaaaattagtCTTTGACCGAAAGatatatttttggttaaacagtcaATTCAACTCATGTTAAATTTGGGGATATACGATTCTACAGATATCACTGCAAAGGAGTCATTCCTTTAATTTCTCAATGCTCACAACAGTACATTCACCTGAAACAAAAATTTTAATTGCAGGCTTAGAGCATCAAGTACGTTTATTGTTCCTTTTCCCTGTTTGTATGTCGTTACGTCAGTTAATAGAAGAGTTAGCAAAGCTTTTTAGACAGCACCTACACCCGATTCCTCAACTCCAGCTCGTGCTCATGAAAGTGAAGATTTTGATGTCTACATGGCCGTAGGATCCAATAGTGAatccttcttttctttactcaaTGTTAAAGTTGGTTCTTAAGGATCAAATAGGTCATAACTTGGAGTCATTGAAACGAAGACTTTTAGTTTAATGTATATTAAAAAGAACAGAGGAAGGAGTCTAGCATATACTATATAGTAGAGTATTAAGCCTAACTCACAGAAGATCTAAAGGCTATAAAATAGTCGTATAAGCAGACGATACACGAGCAGCATTTTAACATGCAATAGAAGAAGGAGACAAAGACCAGTTGAGGCGACATTTAGAAATGTCAGGTGTTTGGACGATAAAAGTTGATCACACTCTTGTTTTAGAAGAGAGCGAGAGAAAATAGGAAAGCTTGGAGCCTAATCACTTACTTTACATACAATTGGTAAATATAATTATGCCAGGTAATTTAGTGGGAACCTCCTAATTATGGTAAAATTTTGCAACTACATTTATGTttttttgggaaaagaaaaaaatgggagaaattcaaaaatagccagatttacaactggtcgttcaaaaatagctcagtttcaaaagtaatcgaaatttagccacttttcatgtaaagataaatttgagcgaaaacactgttcaaaactcggaaaatacgccagtatattatactggagttccagcataagtacgcttgaactccagtatattatactggagttccaggataagtatgctggaactccagcataatataatggagttccagcataattacactagaactccagcataatatactggagttccagcaagtataactgtccagtataatatactggagtttggagcaccggtgctccagtctccagtatattatactggagtcagcaaagtataccggtccaacataatatgctggagttcatacacaggtgcaccgaactccagtatattatgttggaccggtctctgttgcagcaaaatagtggttatttttcattgacttcataaacgctggctatttttgaatggctAGTCCAAAAACTGGCTATACTGTGCTATTTTTACGAAAAAAATATATAGTAAATGACATCTAGAGGCCCATGTTCGTGTTCTAACAATAACGGGGCAAGTGCACATATAGCCATTTTCAGGGATGCTATTTAGAGATTAGCCAATATTTACTTTTGTCcagaaattttaaactaaaaatcttaaattCAGAATAATTCATGATGTTTTTGTCTTGAAAATTTgaactcaaaaattaaaattcagaaCGCAATGGCTAATTCCTAAATAACACTCTTTTAGAGTGGCTACCTGGTGTTGCTTATTCATTATTAGCCGAGGTCACTATGGATAATAAAATGTTAATGATGCAAACGATAAATAAGGAAGAGAGTTTTAATTTCACGTTACataaatcaaaggttattaactTATTATGGAGGTAGAATAGAGTTACTAGAGGTGAACCAATATATTCTGCTTAGAAAAGGATTTCGCTTATTAATTCTTCTTGGAGTGTGACTTTGTTACGCAACCTTTAAATTCCCTTGCATATTAGTGTTTTGTAGAGAATTTGTATCGCAGCAGCTTCCAAGCCACGACCAAGGGAAGAGCAATAGCAACAACAGACATATTTTTGCCTGATTGCCTCATTCACAAAATTCTCTTACTTTAGCTATGAAGAAGCAAAGCGGATGAAAATTCTCTCCGAAACATGGCGACAAGCCTGGTTGACTCTTCCCTACTTGAAATTCAAATTCATTGTTCTTTATTGCGAAGAGGTAAACATAGTGGACAAAATTATGGAGAGATACAGTGACAACAAAATCCCCTATTGTCAAGTTTGCATTTTCAGCAATTATTACTCATGAAGTTTTCTCTTTTATTGATAAGTGGATTGACATTGCACTTCAGTGTGGTGTAAAAGATCTTTTGTTTAAAGGAACTTCATCATACCCCTTCCCTATTTCCACATTCTTGGCATCAAAATCTATAAGAGAATTGATTCTGACGCGTTGTAATCTGATGGGTACGTGTTTCATCATATGGTGTTGAGACCAACTGCAAATCATTGAGAAAGCTTTCTCTATCTAATGTAAGCTTAGATGAAAACATGCTTCAAGCTCTACTCACTAGTTTCCCAATTGTCGCTTTCATCCTTGACTTTGTTCGGGGTTGGAAAAGATGGAGCTGCTGAATCTTCAAAAGATCAAGTCAGTTTCCATTAGGACACTGAGAAACCAGCGTGTTAAAATTCAAGCACCAACTGTTGAACACTTGTCTTATTCTCGGTGGTTGGAAGATCCTTGTATGTTGGATATTGTTGAATGTCAGAGTCTGAAATCTTTAGATGTTCCAATTTCGAAGATCCAAATTTGTGTGGTCAGAAGGGAACACATCGGCAAACTCCCGGACTTATGGAACTAAATCAATCATCGGAGATTCTGCGGTGGTGTCctgaacataagctagataagtcaaacaacccttctcgaccatatgttgaGCCTTTAGAAAAGGGATAACCTGACTAGATGTACTAActgaggaacccttccactctgACCTCGGTGGATCTGGCATCGCTaatgtaacagtcttggcatgacaatcaagaatggcttgatatggagataaccaatccatgcccaagatgaccTCGAAGTAGATCATGTCAAGTAATAGAAGGTCCGCTCTAGTTTCTTAACCATAGAATATGACCACACAAGACCGGTAGATCCGATCAATAACCACAGAATCGCCCATaagagtggacacatgaacaggagtgtccaaggactcacgaggaatttctagaaaataagcaaacagagatgacacatatgaataggtagaccctggatcaaatagcactgaatcATCCCTACTGCAGacagaaataatacctgtgataacggcATCTAAGTCTAATGCATCTGGTCTAGCCGAACAAGCATAGAACCTGGCTGGAGCACCGACTGGCTGGCCTGCACCTGACTGAGCAGTAGTTGGCTGACCTCTCCCTACCTGGCCTCAACCTCTAGGACGGGCCCTACCTGCCTGCCCTCCGCCTCTAGGCGGTTTGGCAGTCGGTGTTGTAATCATGGGTTGCTGACCCTGTTGCAttgccttgccccgaagtctgggacagtatctcctcatatgaccaagATCTTTGCACTCAAAACAACCCTTCGATGCGGTGACCTACTGCCTTGATGTATGACCCTGATGGACTGTAGACCCACTGGAAGAAGTCTAAAAAGCTGGTGGACGGTATGAACTTTCCGGTATAGCATTGAAGTAGGAGACAAAAGAACCCTGGGGACTGAACACCCACTAGAAGAACCTTGGATGGTTGGcgggcggtaagaactctctggtATAGCGTTGAAATAGGGGCACGCTAGAGTAcctcgaggaggtggtggtgctgaatatgggagCTTGTTGGTCTGAAACCTTCTGAACTGACCTCTGCCCCTGGtcggggcacctctaaactctccggAGAAACGGGCCCTCTTATCCTGCTATATCTTCTCTCTACCTCTCAGACGGTtgccctcaatcctccgagcaatctccactacCAGCTGGTAAGGAGTCTCTATCTCAACCTCTCtggccatgttggccctaatGCTAGAGTGCAACCCTGCAACAAACCTCCGCACTCTCTCTacgtcagtaggaagtatcatcagtGCATGGTgggacaactcagaaaacctcgcctcatagtcggtcactgacatctgaccatgctcaagctgctcaaactgataccgcaacTCTTTCCctctcgggggggggggggggggaatataCCTATCTAGGAAAAGTTGTGTGAATTGACCCAAGTAATGGGAGGAGAACCCGCTGGCCTACCAAGAACATAAGattgccaccatctacgggccctgccctctagttggaaagtagtgaagtcaataccatgagactccaatatcctcatgttgtgcagtctgtccctacaCCTATCAATAAAATCCTGGACATCCTCATGACAGTCGCATCCAAAGATAAAAGGGTGTAGGCTCGTCCATATATCCAATAAATTCTATAGATCGCCATCCGCAGCCGGTCTGGGCACGGAAATCACTGCGGCAACTGGCTGAGCCCTATCCACAGGTAGTGCACCCGGAGTGTGATACACTACAACTGCATGACCAGGAGCCTAAGCAATAGGGGTCTATGCTTCCCCTCTCGCCTAAGATGTGGCGGGGAACCAGCTTGAGTCATGGAATCCATGAACCAcaacatacggcccatgacctcctagaAGCCCGATATTGTCATGAAATCTAACGGGGCAGGCGCTGCTGCGGGCACCTTACCCTGCTCCTCAATAATGGGATCCCCTACTGGATCCGCTGGTAGTGCAA
Proteins encoded in this window:
- the LOC138869238 gene encoding uncharacterized protein, producing MPYHHVVNRQAESTNKVTINNLKKRLEESKVKRPEVLPGVLWAYCTIAKTCTGETPFSLVYGAETLIQVEIGDPNTRYTQATKESNEEQIRINLDLLEKKKRSGFNKVGSAAKNYRAILQSKSSSQILQDWGLRLQKGFLIIKAANAGK